In one window of Haloprofundus halophilus DNA:
- a CDS encoding NAD(+)/NADH kinase, with product MNVGIVAQKGNTRATTLAEELREQLSAVDASVTLDEATGRLLGLDGRPVEALGDCDLIVSIGGDGTFLFAASGADGTPILGVNLGEVGFLNAVGPDDAVDAVLAEVAAVREGDQRVRVVPRLVAVGDGWRSDPATNEIVVQGGRRGRGGGVDLEVRIDGSLYTSGHADGLLVSTPTGSTAYNLSERGPLVHPSVGGLVVNEMCPDEGMPPLLVAPDATVTVTVTAVGRRDETDERPASDDETADDAVVVSDGKHSYPVSPPTEVEIRRAETPLRIAGPSSDFFEALNKLD from the coding sequence ATGAACGTCGGCATCGTCGCTCAGAAGGGAAACACCAGAGCGACCACGCTCGCTGAAGAACTTCGAGAGCAACTCTCGGCCGTAGACGCCTCCGTGACCCTCGACGAAGCGACCGGCCGGTTGCTCGGCCTCGACGGTCGCCCGGTCGAGGCGCTCGGCGACTGCGACCTCATCGTCAGCATCGGCGGCGACGGAACGTTCCTCTTCGCGGCCAGCGGCGCCGACGGCACGCCGATTCTCGGCGTCAACCTCGGCGAGGTCGGCTTTCTGAACGCCGTCGGCCCCGACGACGCCGTCGACGCGGTGCTCGCGGAGGTCGCCGCCGTCCGCGAGGGCGACCAGCGCGTCCGCGTCGTCCCCCGACTCGTCGCCGTCGGCGACGGCTGGCGAAGCGACCCGGCGACGAACGAGATCGTCGTTCAGGGCGGCCGTCGAGGCCGCGGCGGCGGCGTCGACCTCGAAGTGAGAATCGACGGTTCGCTGTACACCAGCGGTCACGCCGACGGACTCCTCGTGTCGACGCCGACGGGGAGCACGGCGTACAACCTGAGCGAGCGCGGCCCGCTCGTCCACCCGAGCGTCGGCGGCCTCGTCGTCAATGAGATGTGTCCCGACGAGGGGATGCCGCCGCTTCTCGTCGCCCCCGACGCCACGGTGACCGTGACGGTGACCGCCGTCGGCCGACGGGACGAGACCGACGAACGTCCCGCGAGTGACGACGAGACGGCCGACGACGCCGTCGTCGTCAGCGACGGTAAACACTCCTACCCCGTCTCGCCGCCGACGGAAGTCGAGATTCGCCGGGCGGAGACGCCGCTCCGAATCGCCGGTCCGTCCTCGGACTTCTTCGAGGCGCTCAATAAACTGGACTGA
- the carB gene encoding carbamoyl-phosphate synthase large subunit, protein MTDEEPSTDQQATSDDRTILLIGSGPIQIGQAAEFDYSGAQACRALREEGARVVLVNSNPATIMTDLEMADRVYIEPITTEAISEIIEKERPDGVIAGLGGQTGLNVTAELAEEGVLEEYDVEIMGTPLDTIYATEDRDLFRQRMEKIGQPMPKSTTISLDEGEKVANITEADLEERVDAAVDEVGGLPVIARTTYTLGGSGSGVVDEMEELIERVRKGLRLSRNSEVLITESIAGWVELEYEVMRDADDSCIIICNMENLDPMGIHTGESVVVTPSQVIPDEGHQEMRDAALEVIRELGIQGGCNIQFAWHDDGTPGGEYRVVEVNPRVSRSSALASKATGYPIARVTAKVALGKRLHEIENEITGETTAAFEPAIDYIVTKVPRWPKDKFEDVDFTLGTAMKSTGEAMAIGRTFEESLLKALRSSEYEPAVDWADVADEELETEYLEKPSPDRPYAMFEAFERGYSVADVAELTGIESWYVERYGRVVESTVAAAEGDFSAAASAGLTNVDVAATAGVGVEEVEMSVPDRSFKQVDTCAGEFEASTPYYYSARQPEFLNGDPLDEVRVDRDATSVVVVGGGPIRIGQGVEFDYCAVHAVRALREQGIDAHVVNNNPETVSTDYDTSDGLFFEPITAEEVADVVEATGADGVMVQFGGQTSVNVGEPLEAELARRGLDCEILGTTVEAMDLAEDRDRFNALMEEMGVAQPRGGTATTEEEALELAGDIGYPVLVRPSYVLGGRAMRVVDDDDELEAYIQEAVRVSPDKPILVDEFLDGAVELDVDAVSDGEDVIIGGVMEHVESAGVHSGDSACVIPPQSLDAETMGRVREVTEDIARALETVGLLNVQLAVKDGEVYVLEANPRSSRTVPFVSKAAGVPIAKLAAKVMAGASLAELSVEEQIPEHASVKEVVLPFDRLPGSDPRLGPEMKSTGEVMGTARSFGKAYGKAQSAAGSPIPEGGTAVVSFLGDSFPAPESEEAEELREELSTVYDVGEFDDVTAALRKGDVDLVVSDDRDLLETCVSEEVPYFSTAASAKAALTALDVRDEPLDVMAVSDRPRRTAEWGRN, encoded by the coding sequence AAGGAACGGCCCGACGGCGTCATCGCCGGACTCGGCGGGCAAACGGGACTAAACGTCACCGCCGAACTCGCCGAGGAGGGCGTCCTGGAGGAGTACGACGTCGAAATCATGGGAACGCCGCTGGACACCATCTACGCGACGGAGGACCGCGACCTGTTCCGCCAGCGGATGGAGAAAATCGGCCAACCGATGCCGAAATCGACGACTATCTCGCTCGACGAGGGCGAGAAAGTGGCGAACATCACCGAAGCGGACCTCGAAGAACGCGTCGACGCCGCCGTCGACGAGGTCGGCGGCCTGCCCGTCATCGCGCGCACGACGTACACCCTCGGCGGGTCGGGGTCGGGCGTCGTCGACGAGATGGAGGAACTAATCGAACGCGTCCGCAAGGGGCTTCGCCTCTCGCGCAACAGCGAGGTGCTCATCACCGAGTCCATCGCGGGCTGGGTCGAACTGGAGTACGAGGTGATGCGCGACGCCGACGACTCCTGTATCATCATCTGCAACATGGAGAACCTCGACCCGATGGGCATCCACACCGGCGAGTCAGTCGTCGTGACGCCCTCGCAGGTGATACCCGACGAGGGACACCAGGAGATGCGCGACGCCGCGCTCGAAGTCATTCGCGAACTCGGGATTCAGGGCGGTTGTAACATCCAGTTCGCCTGGCACGACGACGGCACCCCCGGCGGCGAGTACCGCGTGGTGGAAGTGAACCCGCGCGTCTCGCGCTCCTCGGCGCTGGCGTCGAAGGCGACGGGTTACCCCATCGCCCGCGTGACGGCGAAAGTCGCCCTCGGCAAGCGTCTCCACGAGATAGAGAACGAGATCACCGGCGAGACGACAGCCGCGTTCGAGCCGGCGATCGACTACATCGTCACGAAGGTGCCGCGCTGGCCCAAGGACAAGTTCGAGGACGTCGACTTCACGCTCGGGACGGCGATGAAGTCGACCGGCGAGGCGATGGCTATCGGCCGGACGTTCGAGGAGTCACTTCTGAAGGCGCTTCGCTCCTCGGAGTACGAACCCGCCGTCGACTGGGCCGACGTGGCGGACGAGGAACTCGAAACGGAGTACCTCGAAAAGCCGTCGCCGGACCGTCCGTACGCCATGTTCGAGGCGTTCGAGCGCGGCTACAGCGTCGCCGACGTCGCGGAACTGACGGGCATCGAGTCGTGGTACGTCGAGCGCTACGGCCGCGTCGTTGAGTCGACCGTCGCCGCCGCGGAGGGCGACTTCTCCGCGGCCGCCTCGGCGGGACTGACGAACGTAGACGTCGCCGCGACGGCGGGCGTCGGCGTCGAGGAGGTCGAGATGAGCGTCCCCGACCGCTCGTTCAAGCAGGTCGACACCTGCGCCGGCGAGTTCGAGGCGTCGACGCCGTACTACTACTCGGCGCGGCAGCCCGAGTTCCTCAACGGCGACCCCCTCGACGAGGTCCGCGTCGACCGCGACGCGACGAGCGTCGTCGTCGTCGGCGGCGGCCCCATCCGCATCGGGCAGGGCGTCGAGTTCGACTACTGCGCGGTGCACGCGGTCCGCGCGCTCCGCGAGCAGGGGATAGACGCCCACGTCGTCAACAACAACCCCGAGACGGTCTCCACCGATTACGACACCTCCGACGGCCTGTTCTTCGAGCCGATAACCGCCGAGGAGGTCGCCGACGTCGTCGAGGCGACGGGCGCCGACGGCGTGATGGTGCAGTTCGGCGGGCAGACCTCGGTGAACGTCGGCGAACCGCTGGAGGCGGAACTCGCGCGGAGAGGCCTCGACTGCGAGATTCTCGGCACCACCGTCGAGGCGATGGACCTCGCGGAGGACCGCGACCGGTTCAACGCGCTGATGGAGGAGATGGGCGTCGCCCAACCGCGCGGCGGGACGGCGACGACCGAAGAAGAAGCGCTGGAACTCGCGGGCGACATCGGCTACCCCGTGCTCGTCCGCCCGAGCTACGTCCTCGGCGGCCGCGCGATGCGCGTCGTCGACGACGACGACGAACTGGAGGCCTACATCCAGGAAGCCGTCCGCGTCAGCCCCGACAAACCCATCCTCGTCGACGAGTTCCTCGACGGCGCGGTCGAACTCGACGTCGACGCCGTTTCGGACGGCGAGGACGTGATAATCGGCGGCGTGATGGAGCACGTCGAGTCCGCGGGGGTCCACTCCGGCGACTCCGCCTGCGTCATCCCGCCGCAGTCGCTCGACGCCGAGACGATGGGGCGCGTCCGCGAGGTCACCGAAGACATCGCCCGCGCGCTGGAGACGGTCGGTCTGCTGAACGTCCAGTTGGCGGTGAAGGACGGCGAAGTGTACGTCCTCGAAGCGAACCCGCGCTCCTCGCGGACGGTACCGTTCGTCTCGAAGGCCGCGGGCGTCCCCATCGCCAAACTCGCGGCGAAGGTGATGGCGGGTGCGTCGCTCGCTGAACTCAGTGTGGAAGAACAGATTCCCGAGCACGCGAGCGTCAAGGAGGTCGTCCTGCCGTTCGACCGCCTCCCGGGCAGCGACCCCCGCCTCGGCCCGGAGATGAAGTCGACGGGCGAGGTGATGGGAACCGCCCGCTCGTTCGGCAAGGCGTACGGGAAGGCGCAGTCTGCGGCCGGGTCGCCGATTCCCGAGGGCGGGACGGCTGTCGTCTCGTTCCTCGGCGACTCGTTCCCCGCGCCGGAGAGCGAGGAGGCCGAAGAGCTCCGCGAAGAGCTCTCGACCGTCTACGACGTCGGCGAGTTCGACGACGTGACCGCGGCGCTTCGCAAGGGCGACGTCGACCTCGTCGTCTCCGACGACCGCGACCTACTGGAGACCTGCGTCTCCGAGGAAGTGCCGTACTTCTCGACGGCGGCGAGCGCGAAAGCGGCGCTGACGGCGCTGGACGTCCGCGACGAGCCGCTCGACGTGATGGCCGTCTCGGACCGTCCGCGCCGGACGGCCGAGTGGGGCCGGAACTGA